One window of the Archaeoglobus sulfaticallidus PM70-1 genome contains the following:
- a CDS encoding MBL fold metallo-hydrolase, translated as MMLLDKLYAYVWGSAFMDSSNTYIIRDEVTFIIDPGCYKSFTNLFGLMNNDRIPLSDVDVVFNTHLHKDHCESNSMFLRKGAILAFNINDRVIRNEKPDLDVSKIKHYSTGKLDLEFIHTPGHTPGSTCIYINEFDALISGDLVFENGLPGRTDLHGSNNRDMIKSLEKIHDLSPELILPGHGRIFSGREGIRALLEKSIEFITRKDNY; from the coding sequence ATGATGCTGCTGGATAAACTCTACGCATATGTGTGGGGTTCTGCCTTCATGGACTCTTCAAACACATATATAATAAGAGACGAGGTCACATTCATAATCGACCCGGGATGCTACAAGAGCTTCACAAACCTCTTCGGACTGATGAACAACGACAGGATACCACTTTCAGATGTTGATGTCGTGTTCAACACCCACCTCCACAAGGATCACTGCGAATCGAACAGTATGTTCCTGAGAAAGGGTGCCATTCTGGCCTTCAACATAAACGACAGAGTTATACGGAATGAGAAACCCGATCTGGATGTGTCAAAAATCAAGCACTACAGCACTGGAAAACTTGATCTTGAATTTATCCACACTCCCGGCCACACTCCTGGCAGTACATGCATATACATTAATGAATTCGATGCTCTAATCTCAGGAGACCTCGTTTTCGAGAATGGACTCCCAGGAAGGACTGATTTGCATGGTAGTAACAACAGAGATATGATAAAGTCACTGGAGAAAATCCATGACCTCTCTCCAGAACTTATCCTGCCCGGGCATGGCAGGATTTTTAGCGGGAGAGAGGGCATAAGGGCTCTTCTCGAAAAATCCATAGAGTTTATAACCCGTAAGGATAACTATTAA
- a CDS encoding TatD family hydrolase → MKIYDTHTHSEGRSAGELVEMAEKGIVKVNTCAFYPVKPLYGETMIDLFRKLEEFEPYRGKKAGIDIYPAIGIHPRCIPENWEKVKGKILGYLENARIIGEIGLETANELEREVLKAQLEVAKKFDIPCIIHTPRSNKTEVTRTVLDVLEKVSFPEELAVIDHVSPETVGEVLKRYHAGLTVEEGKLNEKQVLEIVESYGAERVMLNSDNGFGSADYLSTYKTVKFLECRISKEDLTKTAYENAKKFFRV, encoded by the coding sequence ATGAAGATCTACGATACCCATACACATTCTGAGGGCAGGAGTGCGGGAGAGCTTGTCGAGATGGCGGAAAAAGGTATTGTTAAGGTCAATACATGTGCGTTCTATCCCGTTAAACCGCTGTATGGGGAGACAATGATCGATTTATTCAGAAAACTCGAGGAATTCGAGCCCTATAGAGGAAAAAAGGCTGGAATCGATATATATCCAGCTATCGGAATCCATCCAAGGTGCATACCGGAAAACTGGGAAAAGGTTAAGGGTAAAATCTTGGGATATCTGGAGAATGCTAGAATTATTGGTGAGATCGGTCTTGAAACAGCAAATGAGCTTGAAAGGGAGGTTTTGAAAGCTCAGCTTGAAGTTGCGAAAAAGTTCGATATTCCGTGCATCATCCACACACCGAGGAGCAACAAAACTGAGGTAACCAGAACTGTTCTGGATGTGCTGGAAAAGGTGAGTTTTCCGGAGGAGCTTGCAGTCATTGACCATGTGAGCCCTGAGACCGTTGGAGAAGTGCTGAAAAGATATCATGCTGGACTGACTGTGGAGGAAGGAAAATTGAACGAAAAGCAGGTTCTCGAAATTGTGGAAAGCTATGGAGCAGAAAGGGTCATGCTAAACAGCGATAATGGCTTTGGATCGGCAGACTACCTCTCAACATACAAAACTGTGAAGTTTTTGGAATGCAGGATAAGCAAGGAGGATCTGACAAAAACAGCATATGAGAATGCGAAAAAATTCTTCAGGGTTTAG
- a CDS encoding DUF424 domain-containing protein yields the protein MKIYRVQREVLVAVCDSSIVGNTYRSDGFKIEISEEFYGKEEVGEEEVRKALKSATIANISGEKAVKLAIEAGIIDEENVLRVGDCWHAQMVVL from the coding sequence ATGAAGATATACAGGGTTCAGAGAGAAGTGCTTGTTGCTGTTTGCGATTCCAGCATAGTTGGCAATACCTACAGATCTGATGGATTCAAAATTGAGATCAGCGAAGAGTTCTACGGGAAAGAGGAGGTTGGAGAGGAAGAGGTCAGAAAGGCCTTAAAAAGTGCAACGATAGCGAACATTTCTGGAGAGAAAGCAGTAAAGCTCGCGATAGAGGCTGGAATTATCGATGAGGAAAATGTTCTGAGAGTTGGAGACTGCTGGCACGCCCAGATGGTTGTTTTATAG
- a CDS encoding translation initiation factor IF-2 subunit beta produces the protein MKSYEELLEKAYAEMPEEVIRRERFEIPEVNVQREGNRTIIKNFSQIVKVLNRSEEHFFKYLVKSLGTAGFLESGRVILQGKFTREEIQDELNSYVKEYVICKECQAPDTEFVKEERVLFLRCLACGAKHPVRNI, from the coding sequence TTGAAAAGCTATGAAGAGCTCCTCGAAAAGGCATATGCGGAGATGCCCGAAGAAGTCATAAGAAGAGAGAGATTCGAGATTCCAGAGGTTAATGTACAGAGAGAGGGAAACAGAACGATAATCAAGAACTTCTCGCAGATAGTCAAAGTTCTGAACAGATCTGAAGAGCACTTTTTCAAGTATCTGGTTAAATCCCTCGGCACTGCGGGATTCCTCGAGAGCGGAAGAGTTATCCTTCAGGGAAAGTTCACGAGGGAAGAGATTCAGGATGAACTGAACAGCTATGTCAAGGAGTATGTCATCTGCAAGGAGTGTCAGGCTCCAGATACAGAGTTCGTCAAGGAAGAGAGAGTTCTGTTCCTGAGATGTCTTGCATGCGGTGCAAAGCATCCCGTCAGGAACATATGA
- a CDS encoding metal-dependent hydrolase, translated as MKIRWLGHAAFELEAKKKVIIDPFLTGNPSAPVKAENVVADLIVVTHGHGDHLGDAVEIAKRNDCPVLCIHELSRYLSKKGVEAVGMNIGGTARVKGVSVTMVQALHSADVEEGEEIISTGDACGVIVEMDGKRVYHAGDTDVFLDMQLIGELHKPDVMLVPIGDWYTMGIKGAVKALELVKPKYAIPMHYNTFPVIEKNPEDFKKSVAESGLDTEVVILKPGEEFTF; from the coding sequence GTGAAAATCAGGTGGCTTGGGCATGCGGCTTTTGAGCTAGAGGCGAAGAAGAAGGTTATAATCGATCCATTCTTGACCGGAAACCCCAGCGCTCCGGTGAAAGCTGAGAATGTTGTGGCAGATCTGATTGTGGTTACACACGGGCATGGAGATCATCTCGGAGATGCTGTGGAAATAGCAAAGAGAAATGACTGTCCAGTACTGTGTATTCATGAGCTGTCAAGGTATCTATCGAAAAAGGGTGTTGAGGCTGTTGGGATGAATATTGGTGGAACTGCGAGAGTCAAGGGAGTTTCGGTGACGATGGTTCAGGCCCTGCATTCTGCTGATGTTGAAGAGGGAGAGGAGATAATAAGCACAGGCGATGCATGTGGTGTGATCGTTGAGATGGATGGGAAGAGGGTATATCATGCTGGAGATACTGATGTATTTCTTGACATGCAGTTGATCGGGGAGTTGCACAAGCCAGATGTAATGCTCGTTCCAATAGGCGACTGGTACACGATGGGTATAAAAGGTGCTGTCAAGGCGCTTGAGCTGGTGAAGCCAAAATATGCGATTCCAATGCATTACAATACATTCCCTGTAATTGAGAAGAATCCAGAGGATTTCAAAAAGTCTGTTGCAGAATCTGGACTTGATACAGAGGTTGTCATTCTAAAACCTGGTGAGGAATTTACTTTTTGA
- a CDS encoding DUF429 domain-containing protein has product MKETLILGIDVGKRASHYVLLEDNAVVDMGKFEDVVDLKIRANYAGVDAPLSFPTSGSYRECEKELIKRGIRLFPPNANFFRKITHIGMKIARFLRENGTEVFEVYPYATRKILNIAPELKKNTKSNMRLIQEELRKYLNFDEFENHDLLDSAISALTVKLFLEGRGDIVGGVDGKIIVPKVSSYSITDM; this is encoded by the coding sequence ATGAAGGAAACCCTCATCCTTGGAATCGATGTCGGGAAGAGAGCTTCCCACTATGTTCTGCTTGAAGATAACGCTGTAGTAGATATGGGAAAGTTCGAAGATGTTGTGGATCTCAAGATCAGAGCCAATTATGCTGGAGTTGACGCTCCTCTCTCATTTCCCACCAGCGGAAGCTACAGGGAGTGTGAAAAGGAGCTTATAAAAAGAGGTATAAGACTCTTTCCTCCAAACGCAAATTTCTTCAGAAAGATAACCCACATCGGTATGAAGATCGCCAGATTTTTGAGAGAGAATGGCACAGAGGTTTTTGAAGTCTATCCCTATGCCACACGGAAAATACTGAATATCGCCCCCGAACTCAAAAAGAATACGAAAAGCAACATGAGGCTGATTCAGGAAGAACTCAGAAAGTATCTGAACTTTGACGAATTTGAAAACCACGATCTGCTCGATTCCGCAATTTCAGCACTCACAGTAAAGCTATTTTTAGAGGGCAGGGGCGATATAGTTGGAGGTGTCGATGGAAAGATAATTGTTCCAAAAGTTTCCAGTTATTCAATCACTGATATGTGA
- a CDS encoding 30S ribosomal protein S13 encodes MSEFKHIIRIADTDIDGKKKVVFALTQIKGIGCRVAKSITNYLGIDPNAKLGELDDETVDRLKKFVEEDIEQMPDWMMNRRKDRYSGRDLHLLSKDVDFARMVDIEMMMRMKCYRGIRHAKGKKVRGQRTRSTGRSGRTVGVIRRKK; translated from the coding sequence ATGAGTGAATTCAAGCACATCATCAGGATTGCCGATACAGACATAGATGGGAAGAAGAAGGTTGTTTTCGCGCTCACTCAGATAAAGGGAATCGGGTGCAGGGTAGCGAAGAGCATCACCAACTACCTTGGCATTGATCCAAACGCAAAGCTCGGAGAGCTTGACGATGAGACTGTAGATAGGCTGAAGAAGTTTGTCGAGGAGGACATAGAGCAGATGCCAGACTGGATGATGAACAGAAGGAAGGACAGATACTCAGGCAGAGACCTTCACCTCCTGAGCAAGGATGTCGATTTCGCCAGAATGGTTGACATCGAAATGATGATGAGAATGAAATGTTACAGAGGAATAAGGCACGCGAAAGGAAAGAAGGTCAGGGGACAGAGAACACGCTCAACTGGCAGAAGTGGAAGGACTGTTGGAGTTATTAGAAGGAAGAAGTAA
- a CDS encoding 30S ribosomal protein S4 produces the protein MGDPKRHRRKYVTPPRPWDKVRLEKEVEYIIKYGLRNKRELWRSQNILRKYRRVARELLAKIDLPGKEGELAKAKAQMVIKKLIKMGILEEGATIDDILNLTVDAFLSRRLQTIVFKQGLANTIKQARQLITHGHIAIDGVRVTVPGRLVTKEEETKISYYQNSPFAKREIVVRAEKAETAET, from the coding sequence ATGGGTGATCCAAAGAGGCACAGGAGAAAGTATGTTACTCCTCCAAGACCCTGGGATAAGGTAAGGCTTGAAAAAGAGGTAGAATATATAATCAAGTATGGTCTGAGGAACAAGAGGGAGCTATGGAGATCTCAGAACATTCTCAGGAAGTACAGAAGAGTTGCTAGGGAGTTGCTGGCCAAGATAGACCTTCCGGGCAAAGAGGGAGAGCTTGCAAAAGCCAAAGCACAGATGGTCATAAAGAAGCTCATTAAAATGGGGATTCTTGAAGAAGGAGCAACCATAGATGACATCCTGAACCTGACAGTCGATGCCTTCCTTTCAAGGAGGTTGCAGACGATCGTCTTCAAGCAGGGATTGGCCAATACGATAAAGCAGGCGAGACAGCTCATAACTCATGGACACATTGCGATCGATGGTGTGAGAGTTACCGTTCCTGGGCGTTTAGTCACCAAGGAGGAGGAGACGAAGATATCTTACTATCAGAATTCTCCCTTTGCTAAAAGGGAGATTGTTGTGAGGGCTGAAAAGGCTGAAACTGCTGAAACTTAA
- a CDS encoding 30S ribosomal protein S11 has product MEKKKGVWGIAHIFSSYNNTIITITDITGSETIVRISGGMIVKASRDEGNPYTAMQAAIRAAEKAMEKGIEGVHIKVRAPGGNKHTNPGPGAQAAIRALARAGLKIGRIEDVTPIPHDGTRPPGGKRGRRV; this is encoded by the coding sequence ATGGAGAAGAAAAAGGGAGTCTGGGGTATTGCTCATATATTCTCATCATATAACAATACCATAATCACAATAACCGATATCACCGGGAGTGAAACGATAGTCAGGATAAGCGGTGGGATGATCGTTAAAGCTAGCAGAGACGAGGGGAATCCATACACTGCTATGCAGGCTGCCATAAGGGCTGCGGAGAAGGCCATGGAAAAGGGCATTGAGGGAGTTCACATCAAGGTCAGGGCTCCTGGTGGAAACAAGCACACGAATCCCGGACCCGGTGCACAGGCAGCGATAAGGGCTCTTGCGAGAGCTGGGCTTAAGATTGGCAGAATAGAGGATGTTACCCCAATACCGCATGATGGTACTCGACCACCCGGTGGCAAGAGGGGTAGGAGAGTTTAA
- a CDS encoding DNA-directed RNA polymerase subunit D, producing MKIRILEEDEFRIKFILKSSTAFANSLRRAMKSLVPTLAVDYVDFYLNTSYLYDEILAHRIGLIPIKTDLQRFNFQDKCVCGGEGCPNCQVSLRLNIEGPKVVYSGDFISEDPEIVPVFDNIPVVELDKGQQIMIEAVARLGTGKEHVKWQPVSLCGYRIVPEINITENCKLCMECIDACPRNVFSVVEGKLSAENVLECSMCMECVNVCEENAIEIKETNNFLFIAEGTGALPVRTVLEEALKIIKRKAEEMNTILEIAL from the coding sequence ATGAAAATCAGGATTCTTGAGGAGGATGAGTTCAGAATAAAGTTTATTTTGAAATCCTCTACCGCATTTGCGAACTCATTGAGGAGAGCGATGAAAAGCTTGGTTCCAACTCTTGCAGTAGATTATGTTGATTTCTACCTGAACACTTCATACCTCTACGATGAGATTCTTGCTCACAGAATAGGTCTGATTCCGATAAAAACCGATCTGCAGAGGTTCAATTTTCAGGATAAATGTGTTTGTGGGGGAGAAGGATGTCCGAACTGTCAGGTATCTCTCAGGTTGAACATTGAAGGGCCTAAAGTTGTCTATTCTGGAGACTTCATTTCTGAGGATCCGGAAATAGTCCCGGTTTTTGATAACATTCCTGTAGTTGAACTCGATAAGGGTCAGCAGATCATGATCGAGGCTGTAGCTCGACTGGGGACTGGAAAGGAGCATGTGAAGTGGCAACCCGTATCGCTCTGCGGTTACAGAATTGTGCCTGAGATAAATATTACTGAGAATTGCAAGCTCTGTATGGAATGCATTGATGCATGCCCGAGAAATGTTTTCAGCGTTGTCGAGGGCAAGCTCTCTGCTGAGAATGTGCTTGAGTGCTCGATGTGCATGGAGTGCGTTAATGTTTGCGAGGAAAATGCAATAGAGATTAAAGAGACTAACAATTTCTTGTTCATTGCTGAAGGTACAGGAGCCTTGCCGGTAAGAACGGTGCTTGAGGAAGCTCTAAAGATTATAAAAAGAAAGGCAGAGGAAATGAACACAATTCTCGAGATCGCACTATAA
- a CDS encoding cation:proton antiporter, whose protein sequence is MTGESEVSALLFKLAIILISAKIFGEIVENRFKQPAVLGELLAGMVIGPFALGPYIGIHPVPGAPLPIPPDVDMIANISVILLLFVAGLETDIEKFLRFGLISGLVGAMGIVLPFFLGFLAIELFYDAPNKFAAGLFTGAALTATSVGITARVLNDLGKLTTPEGSTILGAAVIDDVLGILVLAIVVAITGVEGEAMSTFEIAKTIVIAVVFWIGVIFLGLKFVDQISRILSMFKMPGSQLTVAIAFGLMISYLASLVKLAPIIGAYAAGLALSASAHRDFLAERMIPIYEFLVPIFFVAMGMLVDVKRIPEIALLGVVIIVFAIIGKFFGCYVAAYFGGFNKHGASRIGIGMVPRGEVGLIVAYYGLKYGVIDEHIYTIAVVMSFVTTMITPPLLKKTFENPVEGWVEKRKSSA, encoded by the coding sequence GTGACTGGGGAATCTGAAGTCTCGGCTCTTCTCTTCAAACTCGCGATAATACTGATATCAGCGAAAATTTTTGGAGAGATTGTAGAGAACAGGTTCAAGCAACCTGCTGTTCTTGGTGAACTGCTTGCTGGAATGGTCATAGGGCCGTTTGCTCTGGGACCGTACATAGGGATTCATCCAGTGCCTGGTGCTCCATTGCCAATCCCTCCAGATGTGGACATGATCGCCAACATCAGCGTTATACTGCTTCTGTTCGTGGCAGGTCTCGAAACGGACATCGAAAAATTCCTTCGATTTGGGCTGATCTCAGGACTAGTTGGAGCGATGGGGATCGTTTTGCCATTCTTCCTCGGATTTTTAGCGATCGAGCTTTTTTATGACGCTCCAAACAAATTTGCCGCCGGACTCTTCACAGGAGCTGCACTGACGGCAACATCTGTAGGTATAACTGCGAGAGTCCTCAACGATCTTGGGAAGCTAACGACTCCCGAAGGCTCAACGATCTTGGGAGCGGCGGTCATAGACGATGTTCTCGGTATACTGGTTCTGGCGATCGTTGTAGCTATTACCGGTGTAGAAGGAGAAGCGATGTCAACATTCGAAATAGCAAAGACGATAGTGATAGCTGTGGTTTTCTGGATTGGTGTGATATTCTTAGGGCTGAAATTCGTTGATCAGATATCCCGGATTCTAAGCATGTTCAAGATGCCCGGTTCTCAGTTAACTGTGGCGATAGCCTTTGGACTCATGATCTCCTATCTCGCATCCCTCGTGAAGTTGGCACCGATAATTGGAGCCTATGCAGCCGGTCTAGCGTTATCTGCATCAGCCCACAGGGACTTCCTTGCTGAGAGGATGATTCCTATATACGAATTCCTCGTCCCGATATTCTTTGTCGCAATGGGTATGCTCGTGGATGTCAAGAGAATACCTGAGATCGCTCTGCTTGGTGTAGTGATAATCGTGTTTGCTATAATTGGTAAGTTCTTTGGGTGCTATGTCGCAGCTTACTTTGGAGGGTTCAACAAGCATGGTGCTTCCAGAATAGGAATAGGCATGGTTCCGAGAGGTGAGGTGGGACTTATAGTTGCATACTATGGCTTGAAGTATGGCGTAATAGATGAGCATATCTACACAATCGCTGTGGTCATGTCATTCGTGACGACAATGATAACACCGCCACTGCTGAAGAAGACATTTGAGAATCCGGTGGAAGGGTGGGTTGAGAAAAGAAAGAGTTCGGCCTGA
- a CDS encoding PRC-barrel domain-containing protein produces the protein MISEISTLFGLKVYTDEGRYVGKVNDVVIDVEHRVIKGLAIVDYNKSLIESKAPGVIIPYRFVKSVNDIILIKDIFKVLKDKKREAEEVEEEEEEEEIEEI, from the coding sequence ATGATCAGTGAGATATCAACGCTTTTCGGCTTGAAGGTATATACTGATGAGGGCAGGTATGTCGGCAAGGTTAACGATGTTGTCATCGATGTTGAGCATAGGGTGATCAAAGGACTTGCCATAGTCGATTACAACAAATCACTGATTGAGTCAAAAGCTCCGGGAGTGATAATCCCCTACAGATTCGTAAAATCCGTCAATGATATAATTCTGATCAAAGACATATTTAAGGTTCTGAAAGACAAGAAGCGAGAAGCTGAGGAGGTTGAAGAGGAGGAAGAAGAGGAGGAAATTGAGGAAATCTAA
- a CDS encoding 50S ribosomal protein L18e → MSRIRKRMARKTNPNLIRLIEDLLEHSAKNESKLWREVAEHLAKPRRKQAEVNLSKIQRYLRDGEVAIVPGKVLGSGEIDKPLKVAALAFSEKARSKIVSAGGECMSIEDLMKVNPKGSKVRILI, encoded by the coding sequence ATGAGTAGAATAAGAAAAAGGATGGCTAGAAAGACGAATCCCAATCTTATCAGGTTAATCGAGGATTTACTTGAGCATAGCGCAAAAAACGAGTCCAAGTTGTGGAGAGAGGTAGCCGAGCATCTTGCAAAGCCGAGAAGAAAGCAGGCTGAGGTTAACCTGTCGAAGATCCAGAGGTATCTCAGGGATGGAGAGGTAGCCATCGTTCCTGGAAAGGTTCTTGGGTCTGGAGAAATTGATAAGCCATTGAAAGTCGCTGCACTGGCTTTTTCAGAGAAGGCAAGGTCAAAGATAGTATCTGCTGGCGGAGAGTGCATGAGCATTGAGGATTTGATGAAGGTAAATCCAAAGGGAAGCAAAGTCAGGATTCTCATATAG
- the rplM gene encoding 50S ribosomal protein L13, with translation MTVNVKRILDRLGDFTVIDAENHVLGRLSSIIAKRLLNGEKIVVVNADKAVITGERSMVFNRYREKYERGSKEKGPYYPRHPERIFKRTVRGMLPWKSRRGREAYRNLKVFIGVPEELQGKAEVVESALLEKVSKAEKYVTVGEVSRFLGYEVEA, from the coding sequence ATGACGGTTAATGTAAAGAGGATTCTCGATAGGTTGGGTGATTTTACGGTTATCGATGCTGAAAATCATGTTCTTGGAAGGTTATCAAGCATAATTGCCAAAAGGTTGCTCAACGGTGAGAAAATAGTTGTTGTTAATGCTGATAAAGCGGTTATAACCGGTGAGAGATCGATGGTTTTCAACAGATACAGGGAGAAATACGAGAGAGGCAGCAAGGAAAAAGGCCCGTATTATCCAAGACATCCGGAAAGAATTTTCAAGAGAACGGTTAGAGGGATGCTGCCGTGGAAGAGCAGGAGGGGTAGAGAAGCATACAGGAACCTGAAGGTCTTTATTGGAGTTCCCGAGGAGCTTCAGGGTAAGGCGGAAGTGGTAGAATCTGCCCTGCTTGAGAAGGTATCCAAGGCTGAGAAGTATGTAACTGTTGGGGAGGTAAGCAGGTTTTTGGGATATGAGGTGGAAGCATGA
- a CDS encoding 30S ribosomal protein S9 — MKILVTSGKRKSAVARATIRPGKGRVRINKIPIELITPEMARNIIMEPLIMAKELANKVDIDVNTNGGGFMGQAEAARTAIARALVEWSGDEELRKVYLEYDRTLLVNDIRRKEPKKQMGRGARKRRQTSYR, encoded by the coding sequence ATGAAGATTCTGGTTACAAGTGGTAAAAGGAAATCTGCTGTGGCAAGAGCAACCATAAGGCCTGGAAAGGGAAGGGTTAGAATAAACAAGATACCAATAGAACTCATAACTCCGGAAATGGCGAGGAACATTATAATGGAGCCACTCATAATGGCAAAGGAGCTTGCAAACAAGGTGGACATCGATGTGAACACGAACGGCGGTGGATTCATGGGGCAGGCTGAAGCTGCAAGAACAGCAATTGCCAGAGCGCTGGTTGAGTGGAGCGGAGATGAAGAGCTTAGAAAGGTCTATCTCGAGTACGATAGAACACTTCTCGTCAACGACATCAGAAGGAAGGAGCCAAAGAAGCAGATGGGCAGGGGTGCAAGAAAGAGAAGGCAGACTTCTTACAGATAA
- a CDS encoding DNA-directed RNA polymerase subunit N: MFPVRCFTCGKVIGHLWESYQEKLREGKTPKEALDELSIDRYCCRRMFLTYKSVIKEFMKFKGAVR; encoded by the coding sequence ATGTTTCCGGTAAGATGCTTCACTTGTGGAAAGGTCATCGGTCACCTCTGGGAGAGCTATCAGGAGAAACTCAGAGAAGGCAAAACTCCTAAGGAAGCTTTGGATGAGCTGTCGATTGACAGGTACTGCTGTAGAAGGATGTTCCTGACATACAAGTCCGTGATTAAGGAATTTATGAAATTCAAGGGGGCCGTGAGGTAG
- a CDS encoding DNA-directed RNA polymerase subunit K has protein sequence MNTVSKSKSKKSYFPFEYTRFEKARIIGARALQIAMGAPVLIDTDKTDPLDIAREEFERGAIPITVRRKKDGFVWLENYGLF, from the coding sequence ATGAATACGGTATCAAAATCAAAGTCTAAAAAAAGTTATTTTCCCTTTGAATACACGAGATTTGAGAAGGCAAGAATCATCGGAGCGAGAGCTCTGCAGATAGCGATGGGTGCGCCCGTTTTAATCGATACTGATAAGACCGATCCTCTTGATATAGCCAGAGAGGAATTCGAGAGGGGGGCAATACCGATCACTGTTAGGAGGAAGAAGGATGGCTTCGTCTGGCTTGAAAATTATGGATTATTCTGA
- the eno gene encoding phosphopyruvate hydratase has protein sequence MVIEDLIYRIVFDSRGNRTVECEVFSDEFSARAIAPAGASTGTEEAIVKDVSFIDEVQEKVSRALVGISVFDQVEVDETLREIDGTENFSNIGGNFAITASLAVAKLASAISGFPLYAYLGGIFAKELPYPLGNVIGGGAHAKGSTSIQEFLVIPVGAKDFFTAQYANTMVHKKIKEEMNARGIFSAKGDEGAWAAQISDEMAFEIIKAAIDGVRDETGIEVRMGIDVAATELWDGERYVYSDKKLTTEEQIAYMAELSDKYDLLYIEDPLHENDFEGFAELTKAVNCMVCGDDIFVTNIKRIQKGIEMGSANTVLIKPNQIGTLTDTFRAVKLSKENGYDIVVSHRSGETEDETIAHLSVAFNATLIKTGVVGGERIAKLNELIRIEDEMNKPSMVKIKWI, from the coding sequence ATGGTGATTGAAGACCTGATTTACAGAATTGTTTTTGACAGCAGAGGTAACAGAACGGTTGAGTGTGAGGTTTTTTCTGATGAATTTTCTGCAAGGGCCATTGCTCCTGCCGGGGCCTCAACCGGGACTGAGGAGGCCATTGTGAAGGATGTTTCCTTCATTGATGAGGTTCAGGAGAAAGTTTCGAGAGCCCTTGTAGGAATCAGTGTTTTTGATCAGGTTGAGGTTGATGAAACTCTCAGAGAGATTGACGGGACTGAAAATTTCTCAAATATTGGTGGTAATTTCGCGATAACGGCAAGTTTGGCCGTTGCAAAACTTGCAAGTGCTATTTCTGGATTCCCGCTTTATGCCTATCTCGGAGGTATTTTCGCTAAGGAGCTTCCTTACCCCCTTGGGAATGTCATCGGCGGTGGAGCACATGCTAAAGGTTCTACGAGCATACAGGAATTCCTAGTAATCCCCGTGGGTGCGAAAGACTTCTTTACAGCCCAGTATGCGAACACAATGGTTCACAAGAAAATAAAGGAGGAAATGAACGCGAGAGGTATATTTTCTGCCAAGGGAGATGAGGGAGCCTGGGCGGCACAAATCAGTGATGAGATGGCTTTTGAGATCATAAAGGCTGCAATAGATGGAGTGAGAGATGAAACGGGCATAGAAGTCAGAATGGGGATAGATGTTGCGGCAACCGAGCTATGGGATGGAGAGAGGTATGTTTACAGCGATAAGAAGCTCACGACTGAAGAGCAGATAGCATACATGGCAGAACTGAGCGATAAGTACGATTTGCTGTACATCGAAGATCCTCTTCACGAAAACGATTTTGAAGGATTTGCTGAGCTGACAAAGGCCGTGAATTGCATGGTCTGCGGGGATGACATTTTTGTAACGAACATAAAGAGGATTCAGAAGGGTATAGAGATGGGTTCAGCAAACACGGTTCTGATAAAGCCGAATCAGATTGGAACTCTAACTGATACATTCAGGGCTGTAAAGCTGTCAAAGGAAAACGGTTATGATATCGTGGTCTCCCACAGGAGTGGTGAGACTGAAGATGAAACGATAGCCCATCTCAGTGTTGCCTTTAACGCAACATTAATAAAGACGGGAGTAGTTGGTGGCGAGAGAATTGCAAAGCTCAATGAGCTTATAAGAATTGAGGATGAAATGAACAAACCATCAATGGTTAAAATAAAATGGATATAG